In Juglans microcarpa x Juglans regia isolate MS1-56 chromosome 4S, Jm3101_v1.0, whole genome shotgun sequence, a single window of DNA contains:
- the LOC121263192 gene encoding uncharacterized protein LOC121263192: MSTTREGNQKKKGTAKAKAVSWQEKKSLADKEEEVLQKEIEDLGIWAEMMDSMNDEQKKEYLYNRPHELKTVKIQKGKPRQRVQRGEKSKPSTSNGILASVWKFHKEDDDEFKSGSNV, translated from the exons ATGTCTACTACAAGGGAAGGGaaccagaaaaagaaaggaactgCAAAGGCCAAGGCAGTTTCTTGGCAAGAGAAGAAAAGCCTTGCAGATAAGGAGGAAGAAGTCCTGcagaaagaaatagaagatcTTGGAATATGG GCTGAAATGATGGATTCCATGAATGATGAGCAGAAAAAGGAGTATCTATATAACAGACCCCACGAACTAAAGACTGTGAAGATCCAAAAAGGCAAACCAAGGCAAAGA GTCCAAAGAGGTGAGAAATCTAAACCTTCTACTTCTAATGGCATTTTGGCTTCGGTATGGAAGTTCCacaaggaagatgatgatgaattcAAAAGTGGGTCTAATGTCTAA